The following are encoded together in the Lathyrus oleraceus cultivar Zhongwan6 chromosome 3, CAAS_Psat_ZW6_1.0, whole genome shotgun sequence genome:
- the LOC127128478 gene encoding bidirectional sugar transporter N3 encodes MAISHSTLALTFGMLGNIISFLVFLAPISTFYRIYKKKSTEGFQSLPYLVALFSSMLWLYYALLKKDAFLLITINSFGCVVETIYILLYIIYAPRDARNLTLKLLSAMNVGSFALILLVANYAVHGSVRVQVLGWICVSLSVSVFAAPLSIVAQVVRTKSVEFMPFNLSFTLTLSATMWFGYGLFLKDICIALPNVLGFGLGLVQMLVYAIYRNRGEKSIKKEKMAPIEALKIVVESKVEKNKDGDDDDDEKKDKSEDLIACGV; translated from the exons ATGGCAATCAGTCACAGCACTTTAGCTTTAACCTTTGGCATGCTGGGTAACATCATTTCCTTCTTGGTATTCTTGGCTCCAAT ATCAACATTTTACCGCATATACAAGAAGAAATCAACTGAGGGATTCCAGTCACTACCATACCTAGTGGCTTTGTTCAGCTCCATGCTTTGGTTATACTATGCATTACTCAAAAAAGATGCTTTTCTTCTCATTACTATCAACTCATTTGGTTGTGTTGTAGAAACCATATACATCCTATTGTATATCATTTATGCACCAAGAGATGCAAGG AACTTAACTTTGAAGTTACTTTCGGCGATGAACGTGGGATCCTTTGCTTTGATTCTGTTAGTGGCAAACTACGCGGTGCATGGTTCGGTTCGTGTTCAAGTTCTTGGATGGATTTGTGTTTCTCTTTCTGTTAGTGTCTTTGCAGCACCACTAAGCATTGTG GCACAAGTTGTTAGAACAAAGAGTGTTGAGTTTATGCCTTTCAATTTGTCATTTACTCTCACATTGAGTGCTACAATGTGGTTTGGTTATGGTCTGTTCCTCAAGGACATATGCATTGCG CTTCCGAATGTGTTGGGCTTCGGTTTGGGATTAGTTCAGATGTTGGTGTACGCCATTTATAGGAATCGCGGTGAAAAATCGATTAAAAAGGAAAAGATGGCGCCAATTGAGGCACTCAAAATTGTTGTAGAGAGCAAAGTGGAGAAGAACAAggatggtgatgatgatgatgatgagaaAAAGGATAAAAGTGAGGATCTTATAGCTTGTGGAGTTTAA